A genome region from Triticum aestivum cultivar Chinese Spring chromosome 2B, IWGSC CS RefSeq v2.1, whole genome shotgun sequence includes the following:
- the LOC123044373 gene encoding uncharacterized protein isoform X3 produces the protein MKHELLACCMEEVRRTQSVPPFIAQFMEMVDGNNCFEVHHCELLKPSVSVALLRRLPFPFWRPLPTLCNFLKEYDDREEGLPFPRRGGRLSESLCGMKRNSRKEIERVVCHRTQSAFHCPRNVLLEHKRLKLLKYWTWQFLVVRHSPWHYMAWSYSITCLPRSW, from the exons ATGAAACACGAGTTGCTGGCCTGCTGCATGGAGGAGGTGAGGCGAACCCAGTCTGTTCCTCCCTTCATTGCCCAGTTCATGGAGATGGTTGATGGCAACAACTGCTTCGAAGTCCACCACTGTGAGCTGCTCAAGCCGTCTGTGTCGGTTGCCCTGCTCCGCCGTCTCCCTTTCCCCTTCTGGCGACCCCTCCCTAC TTTATGCAATTTCTTGAAGGAATACGATGACAGGGAGGAGGGCCTGCCTTTTCCTCGGAGAGGAGGTCGACTGTCGGAG TCTTTGTGTGGAATGAAGCGAAACAGCAGGAAGGAAATAGAGCGGGTCGTGTGTCATCGTACACAGTCTGCCTTCCATTGT CCCCGCAATGTTCTGTTGGAGCACAAGAGATTAAAGCTTCTGAAGTATTGGACCTGGCAATTTCTTGTTGTTAGGCAT TCTCCATGGCATTATATGGCTTGGTCATATTCTATCACTTGTTTGCCAAGGAGTTGGTAG
- the LOC123044373 gene encoding uncharacterized protein isoform X2, protein MKHELLACCMEEVRRTQSVPPFIAQFMEMVDGNNCFEVHHCELLKPSVSVALLRRLPFPFWRPLPTLCNFLKEYDDREEGLPFPRRGGRLSESLCGMKRNSRKEIERVVCHRTQSAFHCPRNVLLEHKRLKLLKYWTWQFLVVSLHGIIWLGHILSLVCQGVGRSQASC, encoded by the exons ATGAAACACGAGTTGCTGGCCTGCTGCATGGAGGAGGTGAGGCGAACCCAGTCTGTTCCTCCCTTCATTGCCCAGTTCATGGAGATGGTTGATGGCAACAACTGCTTCGAAGTCCACCACTGTGAGCTGCTCAAGCCGTCTGTGTCGGTTGCCCTGCTCCGCCGTCTCCCTTTCCCCTTCTGGCGACCCCTCCCTAC TTTATGCAATTTCTTGAAGGAATACGATGACAGGGAGGAGGGCCTGCCTTTTCCTCGGAGAGGAGGTCGACTGTCGGAG TCTTTGTGTGGAATGAAGCGAAACAGCAGGAAGGAAATAGAGCGGGTCGTGTGTCATCGTACACAGTCTGCCTTCCATTGT CCCCGCAATGTTCTGTTGGAGCACAAGAGATTAAAGCTTCTGAAGTATTGGACCTGGCAATTTCTTGTTGTTAG TCTCCATGGCATTATATGGCTTGGTCATATTCTATCACTTGTTTGCCAAGGAGTTGGTAGGTCACAAGCCTCTTGCTAA
- the LOC123044373 gene encoding uncharacterized protein isoform X1, producing MKHELLACCMEEVRRTQSVPPFIAQFMEMVDGNNCFEVHHCELLKPSVSVALLRRLPFPFWRPLPTLCNFLKEYDDREEGLPFPRRGGRLSESLCGMKRNSRKEIERVVCHRTQSAFHCPRNVLLEHKRLKLLKYWTWQFLVVRHVCSILIITLQLLGLYTSRVSWTFTFILKFFSLHGIIWLGHILSLVCQGVGRSQASC from the exons ATGAAACACGAGTTGCTGGCCTGCTGCATGGAGGAGGTGAGGCGAACCCAGTCTGTTCCTCCCTTCATTGCCCAGTTCATGGAGATGGTTGATGGCAACAACTGCTTCGAAGTCCACCACTGTGAGCTGCTCAAGCCGTCTGTGTCGGTTGCCCTGCTCCGCCGTCTCCCTTTCCCCTTCTGGCGACCCCTCCCTAC TTTATGCAATTTCTTGAAGGAATACGATGACAGGGAGGAGGGCCTGCCTTTTCCTCGGAGAGGAGGTCGACTGTCGGAG TCTTTGTGTGGAATGAAGCGAAACAGCAGGAAGGAAATAGAGCGGGTCGTGTGTCATCGTACACAGTCTGCCTTCCATTGT CCCCGCAATGTTCTGTTGGAGCACAAGAGATTAAAGCTTCTGAAGTATTGGACCTGGCAATTTCTTGTTGTTAGGCATGTATGCTCCATTCTGATTATTACACTTCAGCTTCTTGGGCTGTACACCAGTAGGGTCAGCTGGACATTCACATTTATACTGAAATTTTTCAGTCTCCATGGCATTATATGGCTTGGTCATATTCTATCACTTGTTTGCCAAGGAGTTGGTAGGTCACAAGCCTCTTGCTAA
- the LOC123044373 gene encoding uncharacterized protein isoform X4, whose amino-acid sequence MKHELLACCMEEVRRTQSVPPFIAQFMEMVDGNNCFEVHHCELLKPSVSVALLRRLPFPFWRPLPTLCNFLKEYDDREEGLPFPRRGGRLSESLCGMKRNSRKEIERVVCHRTQSAFHCIRLGGPDIVSDPSEYQKHIPAMFCWSTRD is encoded by the exons ATGAAACACGAGTTGCTGGCCTGCTGCATGGAGGAGGTGAGGCGAACCCAGTCTGTTCCTCCCTTCATTGCCCAGTTCATGGAGATGGTTGATGGCAACAACTGCTTCGAAGTCCACCACTGTGAGCTGCTCAAGCCGTCTGTGTCGGTTGCCCTGCTCCGCCGTCTCCCTTTCCCCTTCTGGCGACCCCTCCCTAC TTTATGCAATTTCTTGAAGGAATACGATGACAGGGAGGAGGGCCTGCCTTTTCCTCGGAGAGGAGGTCGACTGTCGGAG TCTTTGTGTGGAATGAAGCGAAACAGCAGGAAGGAAATAGAGCGGGTCGTGTGTCATCGTACACAGTCTGCCTTCCATTGT ATTAGATTGGGTGGCCCTGACATTGTCTCAGATCCGAGCGAATACCAAAAACATAT CCCCGCAATGTTCTGTTGGAGCACAAGAGATTAA